GTCGAAACAGGGTTCGCCGGTCATCCCCAGACTTCCTTTGCGACCTCGAGGATGCGGCTGAGCTTCGCCCATTGCTCGTCCTCGGCCAGCACATTGCCTTCCTCGGTCGAGGCGAAGCCGCATTGCGGCGAGAGGCAGAGCTGGTCGAGCGGGGCGTAGCGCGCAGCCTCCTCGATCCGGCGCTTGAGATTGTCCTTGCTCTCCACCGTGCCGAACTTCGAGGTGACGAGGCCGAGCACGACCTGCTTGTCGCCCTTTGGCAGGAAGCGCAGCGGCTCGAAGCCGCCGGAGCGGTCGTCGTCCCACTCCATGAAATAGCCGTCGACGTCGATCTGGTTGAAGACGAGGTCGGCGACCGGCTCATAGCCGCCCGAGGCGATGAAGGTCGATTTGAAGTTGCCGCGGCAGGTGTGGGTGGTGATCCGCATGTCGGCGGGCTTCGCCTTCAGCGCCGCGTTCAGCACGTCGCGATAGACGAAGATCAGCGCGTCGGGATCGTCGCCGCGCTCGGCCAGCATCTTGCGCTGCTCCGGATCGCAGAAATAGGACAGGCTGGTGTCGTCGAGCTGCAGATAGCGGCAGCCGGCGTCGTAGAAGGCCTTGATCGCCTTGGCGTAGGCCTTGCCGAGATCGGCGTAGTAGTCCTCCATCTTGAGATAGGCGCTCGGATCGATCGCCTTCCGCCCACCGCGATAATGCAGCATCGACGGGCTCGGGATCGTCATCTTCGGCACGCGGCTGGTGCAGGAGGCGAGGAACTTGAAATGGGCGAGATGCGGATGGTCGTCCGGGAAGTCGAGCTTGCCGGTGACGCGGATGCCATGCCCCTTGGTGGCGACCCCCTTGAACTGGATGCCGGCATCGGTCTCGTAGGTCGTGACCCCGGTCAGGCCATCGAGAAAGTCGAAATGCCAGAAGGCGCGGCGGAATTCGCCATCGGTCACCGCCTGGAGCCCGATCTCCTCCTGCTTGCGGACG
This portion of the Bosea sp. OAE506 genome encodes:
- a CDS encoding 5-methyltetrahydropteroyltriglutamate--homocysteine S-methyltransferase: MSQRTKPPFRGDMVGSLLRSAPVKDARAKRASGEIGAAELERIEDEEIRKLVRKQEEIGLQAVTDGEFRRAFWHFDFLDGLTGVTTYETDAGIQFKGVATKGHGIRVTGKLDFPDDHPHLAHFKFLASCTSRVPKMTIPSPSMLHYRGGRKAIDPSAYLKMEDYYADLGKAYAKAIKAFYDAGCRYLQLDDTSLSYFCDPEQRKMLAERGDDPDALIFVYRDVLNAALKAKPADMRITTHTCRGNFKSTFIASGGYEPVADLVFNQIDVDGYFMEWDDDRSGGFEPLRFLPKGDKQVVLGLVTSKFGTVESKDNLKRRIEEAARYAPLDQLCLSPQCGFASTEEGNVLAEDEQWAKLSRILEVAKEVWG